One window from the genome of SAR202 cluster bacterium encodes:
- the trpC gene encoding indole-3-glycerol phosphate synthase TrpC: MMEKPSILENIILAKEKYLDNQKQITPIELLIRDIEQNNIPKNFSGSLMGDSVMLIAEMKKASPSKGIISEKYDPKEIALKYSEANVAAISILTDIDFFQGDISHLSDVSSLLKTTSIPIFRKDFIIDEYQIYESRKHGADSLLLMVSVLDPFKLKELIELCNQLWIQPLVEIHNKEELQIALDSGADIIGINHRNLHDFSMDMNLVEKLMPKIPNGKIVIAESGIDSYEDIKRMKSLGVNAVLVGESIMRAKNISMKINEMMGINES; encoded by the coding sequence ATGATGGAAAAACCTTCTATATTAGAGAATATTATATTAGCCAAGGAAAAATATTTAGATAATCAGAAGCAAATTACTCCCATTGAATTGCTAATTCGAGATATTGAGCAAAATAATATCCCCAAAAACTTTTCAGGTTCACTTATGGGTGATAGTGTTATGCTTATTGCAGAAATGAAGAAAGCTTCACCTTCAAAAGGGATTATTTCTGAAAAATATGATCCTAAAGAAATAGCATTAAAATATTCAGAAGCTAATGTGGCAGCTATATCCATTTTAACAGATATAGATTTTTTTCAAGGGGATATTTCTCATCTTTCTGATGTTAGCTCTCTGCTAAAAACAACTAGTATTCCAATATTCCGCAAAGATTTTATCATCGACGAATATCAGATTTACGAATCTAGAAAGCATGGTGCTGACTCTTTGTTACTAATGGTGTCTGTTTTGGACCCATTCAAGTTGAAGGAATTAATTGAATTATGCAATCAATTATGGATACAGCCTCTAGTGGAAATTCATAATAAAGAAGAATTACAAATAGCTTTAGACTCAGGTGCAGATATTATAGGTATAAATCATAGAAATCTACATGATTTTTCAATGGATATGAATTTAGTTGAAAAATTAATGCCAAAAATCCCTAACGGGAAAATTGTAATTGCGGAGAGTGGTATTGATTCTTATGAGGATATTAAAAGAATGAAAAGTTTAGGTGTAAATGCTGTTTTAGTAGGGGAATCTATTATGCGTGCTAAAAATATAAGTATGAAGATTAATGAAATGATGGGAATAAATGAAAGTTAA